Proteins encoded in a region of the Nicotiana tomentosiformis chromosome 9, ASM39032v3, whole genome shotgun sequence genome:
- the LOC138899244 gene encoding uncharacterized protein, producing MHNMRILEYHWVDFTTFQLEGRARRWWKSYLLGRPAGSPPMTWDQFTQLFLYRYIPPSQRKELRGYFEQGQISVTDFEARFSELSRHALMIIPTDAKRVRRFISGLHPNIRGSMAREVEMGTGY from the coding sequence atgcacaacatgaggatattggagtacCATTGGGTggacttcactactttccagctggaaggcagggcccgtagatggtggaagtcttatcttcttggcagaccagcgggttctcctcccatgacttgggaccagtttacacAACTTTTCTTGTataggtatattccaccatcTCAGAGGAAAGAGTTGCGAGGTTATTTCGagcagggtcagatatcagtgactgattttgaggcgaggttctctgagttgtctcgccatgcacttatgataatTCCTACCGACGCAAAGAGAGTGCGGAGATTTATTAGTGGGTTGCACCCCAATATTCGAGGCAGTATGgcccgggaggttgagatgggtactggttattag